The following proteins are co-located in the Triplophysa dalaica isolate WHDGS20190420 chromosome 2, ASM1584641v1, whole genome shotgun sequence genome:
- the LOC130408135 gene encoding uncharacterized protein LOC130408135 codes for MLKNWIILAAASCAVSAVYTSRKQINHGGYLSLDLPERTEKLEFASADEKTHVTIWERRIIFPNKVSKGTVHSSSDGWTFQLRHITFDDEGTYTLFNSWNSVISTYIVKVETKRSMIECIAGETLSISLEGINLGDATLRFYNNHSVVTLVENGIPVGNADPDYINRLKVSTEKIKVLNVNVSDVGRYQLTDHKRRNVSNNTMILVEKHNFTPNKSLIALILLGIPGSICFCCRKRICKRCRNNKSQTDNDNTLNPLPESVPICYPVTDPSQGYTAGYPTLPDQGQNPFPPPNQGQMHYPPPDHGHIQYPPPDPSQIQHPPPVPSQVQYPPPVPSQIQYPPPDPSQIQHPPAPQWSGQPAFSPNPGFNPDYASQNPAYPPGPLGSPAQPPQWNVSPNQYNPPAPTNYNPLMNSAPSGPQPTTYNESSPAASLVAPQPESDAPRVSVDVLNSSDSAGVHFDIDKGKSSTSNFL; via the exons ATGCTGAAAAATTGGATCATTCTTGCAGCTGCTAGTTGTGCAG TCTCAGCAGTCTACACATCTCGGAAGCAGATAAACCATGGTGGTTATTTGAGTCTGGATCTTCCCGAAAGGACAGAAAAATTGGAGTTCGCTTCTGCTGATGAGAAAACCCATGTTACTATCTGGGAACGGCGGATTATCTTTCCTAATAAAGTCAGTAAAGGCACAGTGCACTCCTCCAGTGATGGCTGGACCTTCCAACTCAGGCATATTACGTTTGATGACGAGGGAACATACACCCTGTTCAATTCGTGGAATTCTGTTATCTCCACCTACATTGTAAAGGTTGAAA CCAAAAGAAGCATGATTGAATGCATCGCAGGTGAAACCCTCAGCATATCTCTGGAAGGAATCAATCTGGGTGATGCCACTCTTCGCTTTTACAACAACCATTCAGTTGTGACCCTGGTGGAGAACGGAATCCCTGTGGGTAATGCAGACCCAGACTACATCAACCGACTTAAAGTAAGCACTGAAAAGATCAAGGTGCTTAATGTCAACGTATCAGATGTAGGCAGATACCAACTCACCGATCACAAACGTCGAAACGTGTCAAACAATACAATGATATTAGTGG aaaaacacaatttcacTCCAAATAAAAGTCTTATCGCTCTGATTCTTCTCGGGATTCCGGGGAGCATCTGCTTCTGCTGCAGGAAGAGAATCTGTAAAAGGTGTAGgaacaataaatcacaaacagATAATGACAACACCCTCAATCCCCTGCCTGAGTCTGTACCAATCTGCTATCCAGTGACTGACCCCTCACAG GGTTATACGGCTGGCTATCCCACTCTTCCAGACCAGGGTCAGAATCCCTTTCCACCTCCAAACCAAGGTCAAATGCATTATCCTCCACCAGACCATGGTCACATTCAATATCCTCCACCAGACCCAAGTCAGATTCAGCATCCTCCACCAGTCCCAAGTCAGGTTCAGTATCCTCCACCAGTCCCAAGTCAGATTCAGTATCCTCCACCAGACCCAAGTCAGATTCAGCATCCTCCTGCACCACAATGGAGCGGACAACCTGCTTTTTCTCCTAACCCT gGCTTTAATCCTGATTATGCGTCACAGAACCCTGCTTATCCTCCTGGACCTTTAGGATCCCCAGCCCAGCCCCCCCAGTGGAATGTTTCTCCAAACCAGTACAACCCACCTGCTCCTACG aatTACAATCCACTGATGAACAGCGCTCCATCTGGGCCTCAACCCACAACATACAATGAATCGTCTCCTGCTGCATCACTAGTAGCACCTCAGCCCGAG TCTGATGCACCGAGAGTTTCCGTTGATGTCTTGAACTCCTCAGACTCAGCTGGTGTCCATTTTGACATTGACAAAGGGAAATCTTCCACCAGCAATTTCCTGTAG
- the LOC130408016 gene encoding uncharacterized protein LOC130408016 isoform X1, translating into MHHSIKEIMLKNWIILAAASCAVSAVYKSQKQINHGGYLSLDLPERTEKLEFASADEKTHVTIWERRIIFPNKVSKGTVHSSSDGWTFQLRHITFDDEGTYTLFNSWNSVISTYIVKVETKRSMIECIAGETLSISLEGIKLVDATLRFYRNHSVVTVVENGIPVGNADPDYINRLKVSTEKIKVLNVNVSDVGRYQLTDHKRRNVSNNTMILVEKHNFTPNKSLIALILLGIPGSICFCCRKRICKRCRNNKSQTDNDNTLNPLPESVPICYPVTDPSQGYTAGYPTLPDQGQNPFPPPNQGHIQYPPPDPSQIQHPPPVPSQIQHPPPVPSQIQYPPPVPSQIQYPPPVPSQIQYPPPVPSQIQHPPTVPSQIQYPPPVPSQVQYPPPVPSQVQYPPPDPSQIQHPPAPQWSGQPAFSPNPGFNPEYASQNPAYPPGPLGSPAQPPQWNVSPNQYNPPAPTNYNPLMNSAPSGPQPTTYNESSPAASLVAPQP; encoded by the exons ATGCATCATAGTATTAAAGAAATC ATGCTGAAAAATTGGATCATTCTTGCAGCTGCTAGTTGTGCAG TCTCAGCAGTCTACAAATCTCAGAAGCAGATAAACCATGGTGGTTATTTGAGTCTGGATCTTCCCGAAAGGACAGAAAAATTGGAGTTCGCTTCTGCTGATGAGAAAACCCATGTTACTATCTGGGAACGGCGGATTATCTTTCCTAATAAAGTCAGTAAAGGCACAGTGCACTCCTCCAGTGATGGCTGGACCTTCCAACTCAGGCATATTACGTTTGATGACGAGGGAACATACACCCTGTTCAATTCGTGGAATTCTGTTATCTCCACCTACATTGTAAAGGTTGAAA CCAAAAGAAGCATGATTGAATGCATCGCAGGTGAAACCCTCAGCATATCTCTGGAAGGAATCAAACTGGTTGATGCCACTCTTCGCTTTTACAGAAACCATTCAGTTGTGACCGTGGTGGAGAACGGAATCCCTGTGGGTAATGCAGACCCAGACTACATCAACCGACTTAAAGTAAGCACTGAAAAGATCAAGGTGCTTAATGTCAACGTATCAGATGTAGGCAGATACCAACTCACCGATCACAAACGTCGAAACGTGTCAAACAATACAATGATATTAGTGG aaaaacacaatttcacTCCAAATAAAAGTCTTATCGCTCTGATTCTTCTCGGGATTCCGGGGAGCATCTGCTTCTGCTGCAGGAAGAGAATCTGTAAAAGGTGTAGgaacaataaatcacaaacagATAATGACAACACCCTCAATCCCCTGCCTGAGTCTGTACCAATCTGCTATCCAGTGACTGATCCCTCACAG GGTTATACGGCTGGCTATCCCACTCTTCCAGACCAGGGTCAGAATCCCTTTCCACCTCCAAACCAAGGTCACATTCAGTATCCTCCACCAGACCCAAGTCAGATTCAGCATCCTCCACCAGTCCCAAGTCAGATTCAGCATCCTCCACCAGTCCCAAGTCAGATTCAGTATCCTCCACCAGTCCCAAGTCAGATTCAGTATCCTCCACCAGTCCCAAGTCAGATTCAGTATCCTCCACCAGTCCCAAGTCAGATTCAGCATCCTCCAACAGTCCCAAGTCAGATTCAGTATCCTCCACCAGTCCCAAGTCAGGTTCAGTATCCTCCACCAGTCCCAAGTCAGGTTCAGTATCCTCCACCAGACCCAAGTCAGATTCAGCATCCTCCTGCACCACAATGGAGCGGACAACCTGCTTTTTCTCCTAACCCT gGCTTTAATCCTGAGTATGCGTCACAGAACCCTGCTTATCCTCCTGGACCTTTAGGATCCCCAGCCCAGCCCCCCCAGTGGAATGTTTCTCCAAACCAGTACAACCCACCTGCTCCTACG aatTACAATCCACTGATGAACAGCGCTCCATCTGGGCCTCAACCCACAACATACAATGAATCGTCTCCTGCTGCATCACTAGTAGCACCTCAGCCCTAG
- the LOC130408016 gene encoding uncharacterized protein LOC130408016 isoform X2, producing MLKNWIILAAASCAVSAVYKSQKQINHGGYLSLDLPERTEKLEFASADEKTHVTIWERRIIFPNKVSKGTVHSSSDGWTFQLRHITFDDEGTYTLFNSWNSVISTYIVKVETKRSMIECIAGETLSISLEGIKLVDATLRFYRNHSVVTVVENGIPVGNADPDYINRLKVSTEKIKVLNVNVSDVGRYQLTDHKRRNVSNNTMILVEKHNFTPNKSLIALILLGIPGSICFCCRKRICKRCRNNKSQTDNDNTLNPLPESVPICYPVTDPSQGYTAGYPTLPDQGQNPFPPPNQGHIQYPPPDPSQIQHPPPVPSQIQHPPPVPSQIQYPPPVPSQIQYPPPVPSQIQYPPPVPSQIQHPPTVPSQIQYPPPVPSQVQYPPPVPSQVQYPPPDPSQIQHPPAPQWSGQPAFSPNPGFNPEYASQNPAYPPGPLGSPAQPPQWNVSPNQYNPPAPTNYNPLMNSAPSGPQPTTYNESSPAASLVAPQP from the exons ATGCTGAAAAATTGGATCATTCTTGCAGCTGCTAGTTGTGCAG TCTCAGCAGTCTACAAATCTCAGAAGCAGATAAACCATGGTGGTTATTTGAGTCTGGATCTTCCCGAAAGGACAGAAAAATTGGAGTTCGCTTCTGCTGATGAGAAAACCCATGTTACTATCTGGGAACGGCGGATTATCTTTCCTAATAAAGTCAGTAAAGGCACAGTGCACTCCTCCAGTGATGGCTGGACCTTCCAACTCAGGCATATTACGTTTGATGACGAGGGAACATACACCCTGTTCAATTCGTGGAATTCTGTTATCTCCACCTACATTGTAAAGGTTGAAA CCAAAAGAAGCATGATTGAATGCATCGCAGGTGAAACCCTCAGCATATCTCTGGAAGGAATCAAACTGGTTGATGCCACTCTTCGCTTTTACAGAAACCATTCAGTTGTGACCGTGGTGGAGAACGGAATCCCTGTGGGTAATGCAGACCCAGACTACATCAACCGACTTAAAGTAAGCACTGAAAAGATCAAGGTGCTTAATGTCAACGTATCAGATGTAGGCAGATACCAACTCACCGATCACAAACGTCGAAACGTGTCAAACAATACAATGATATTAGTGG aaaaacacaatttcacTCCAAATAAAAGTCTTATCGCTCTGATTCTTCTCGGGATTCCGGGGAGCATCTGCTTCTGCTGCAGGAAGAGAATCTGTAAAAGGTGTAGgaacaataaatcacaaacagATAATGACAACACCCTCAATCCCCTGCCTGAGTCTGTACCAATCTGCTATCCAGTGACTGATCCCTCACAG GGTTATACGGCTGGCTATCCCACTCTTCCAGACCAGGGTCAGAATCCCTTTCCACCTCCAAACCAAGGTCACATTCAGTATCCTCCACCAGACCCAAGTCAGATTCAGCATCCTCCACCAGTCCCAAGTCAGATTCAGCATCCTCCACCAGTCCCAAGTCAGATTCAGTATCCTCCACCAGTCCCAAGTCAGATTCAGTATCCTCCACCAGTCCCAAGTCAGATTCAGTATCCTCCACCAGTCCCAAGTCAGATTCAGCATCCTCCAACAGTCCCAAGTCAGATTCAGTATCCTCCACCAGTCCCAAGTCAGGTTCAGTATCCTCCACCAGTCCCAAGTCAGGTTCAGTATCCTCCACCAGACCCAAGTCAGATTCAGCATCCTCCTGCACCACAATGGAGCGGACAACCTGCTTTTTCTCCTAACCCT gGCTTTAATCCTGAGTATGCGTCACAGAACCCTGCTTATCCTCCTGGACCTTTAGGATCCCCAGCCCAGCCCCCCCAGTGGAATGTTTCTCCAAACCAGTACAACCCACCTGCTCCTACG aatTACAATCCACTGATGAACAGCGCTCCATCTGGGCCTCAACCCACAACATACAATGAATCGTCTCCTGCTGCATCACTAGTAGCACCTCAGCCCTAG